ACTTCGTCTTTGCCGGCTTTCTGCCCACCAAGAGCGGCGAGCGCGCCCAGGCCGTACAGGCGCTGGCCGCCGAGCCGCGCGCGGTGGTGCTGCTGGAGGCGCCGCACCGCATCACCGCGCTGGCAGATGCGCTGACCGTGCTGGGCGAGCGGCCCGTGACGGTGGCGCGCGAGTTGACCAAGCAGTTCGAGCAGATCGCCACGCTGCCCTGCGCCGATCTGCCCACTTGGCTGGCGGCCGATGCGCAACGCCAGCGCGGCGAATTCGCCCTGGTGCTGCACCCCGCCACCGGCGACACGGACGAAGGCGCGGCGGGCGAGCGCGTGCTGCGCCTGCTGCTGCCCGAGCTGCCGCTGAAAACCGCCGTGCGCCTGGCGGCCGAGATCACCGACACGCCGCGCAACGGTTTGTACGAACGCGCCTTGCAGATGAAGGCCGAGGCAGGCGGGCAAGAGGACTGAGCGCGGCTGCACGCTGCGCGCAAGTTCTGCCGCGGCGCACCGAGGCCCAATGTGGGCGCATTCGGCCCCTGGTTGCGCGCCGCGCCCCAAGCCGTTCAAGCGCCCGAAAGCCAGCTAAGCCCCTAAGGCCGGTCGCGCTCCGGCACGCGCGTGTCCAGCGAGGCTGGGGTGTAGCCCGCGTCAAACACGCAACCTGCGTCCGCCTGCGGCCCATCCGCCCGGCAGGCGGCGGCGATGCTGGCGGGCGTCGGCTTGCGACCCTCGTCCACCCAGCCCAGCAGCGCGTGCATCAGCGTGGTGTAGGTCGCATCGGTGATGTAGCTGTGCGTGCCTTGGGTGGTGAAGGTCTGCACCAGCCGGCTGGCGCTGCCGCCTTGCTGCATGGTGTGCAGAAAGCGGGCTTCCAGCTCGACGAACGCGGTCGGGTCGGCCACCCATTTGGTGCTGAGCACCGGCACGGGGATGTGGCCCTTGGGGTCGCTGTCGAGCGCGAAGCGCGCGTACGCCGCCGGGTCGGCCCGGTAGCGCTGCACGCCGGCGTTCAGCGCCGCGTCGTCGGCCGAACCCGTGTACACCGCCCCGACGTTGCCGAACGGGCTGGCGTTGCCCGTGCGCCGTGATGAAATGTCCTGGAAGTGCCGCGTGCCCCAGTCGATGTGCGACAGGATGGCGCTGGCCGGAATCCGGATGACGCGGGTGATGGTGTCGATCTTGGCCTGCTGCTCGGCTGTGCGGCGCGCCGCCGGCTGGTTCAGCGCCAGGCACTCGTTCACACGCGCGGCAATGTCGGCGCGCTTCTTGGTCACGCCGGCGGGCAGGCCCAGGTTCAGGTCGTAGGGTCGCTCGTCCGGGCGCGGGTGGTTGTGGCACAGGTATTGGTAGACCACGCGCAGGTCGGTGCGAAAGTCGTACGAATGCGTGCCGCCGCCCAGTACGCCGCTGGTCAGCAGCACGCCGTCGTAGGGCTTTTCGCCCACCGTGGCTGCTGTGAACAGCTCGGCGCCCTTGGCCGCCACACCCGCGCCCCACGACTGGCCGTGCAGGATGGTGCGGCGCGGCGCGCCGATGTGTTGACGAAAGATGCCGCGCAGGCGCTCGACGTCTTCGGCGGCGGCGGTCACCGCCACGCCGCCCTGGTGGTACGTGGTGCCCGCCCAGGCGTACCCGACGCGCGGCATGACCGACCAGCGCGCCAGATCTTCGGCCACGCGGTCGGCGCGCGGCGCGCCCAGGTCCGGCCCGCCGTGTGCGTGCAGCACCAGCACGCCGTTCCAGGGCGCCGGCTTCGCGATCATGTAATAAGCGCCCGCCGAATCCTGCCCGGCGTAGCAAGTGGTGCTGCTGGGCACCCCGGCAGGGCACGCGGTGACCTTGGGCGGCGCCTCTGCCTTGGCCGATGCGGCCGGGCCGCTCAGGGCGTGGGCATGGCTGCCCAAAGCGAGCAGCAAGGCCAGGGCGGCCCAGGCCGCGCGTACGGTAAGGATGCGTTGGCTGTCCATGGGAGCCCCGGTCCGCTGTGAGTTGAACAGCCGAGTGTCGCCCAAGCGGGCAGTGTCAGGGCGAGCGCAGAGCGACCACGCGCATATGTGGCGCAGCGAGCCGCATCAGCCAAAGGGCAGCCTGAAGATTAAAAAGGCCGCCAGCGCCAGCCTACAAAGCACTGGCCGCTATTATTTTGGAAATCTCCCGCGAGGGAAGACCTACCCTCGCGCCCGGCCGTGCACGCGCCATGCGACCGCCGCGGTGAGCAGCAAGCCCATCAACGCCAGGGCCAAAGTTGAAGCGGTGGGCACTGGTACGGCAGGCGGCGCGGCAAACGTCAGGTTGAGGGTGTAGGTGTAGACGCCGTTGCGGCCCTGCAAATTGATGGCGACGGTGTGGTCGGTGAACTGCACGTTCGACGCCGCGAAGCCGGGGTCGTTGGTGACCAGCGTGACGCCGGCGATGGCAGGCGAAGCTGCGGGAAACGTGAACCTGAAGCCGTTGAACTGCACGCCAGCCCAGGCATTGCTGCTGGTTGAGATGGCGATCGACGTGGCCGATACGTCCATGGTGACCGGACCGCCGTTGATTGGGCCGCACAGCGTCGGCGTATCACCGCCGCCACTATTCGCGGGGCAATTCACTTCGGCGCCAGCGCCCACCGTCTTGCTGGCAGTGCTGTAAACCGTCGACGCATTGGGATACAACCAATCGATCGTGAACGGGGTGCCGTCAGCGATCTGGGCCCACGCCATGCCGTGCGTCGACAGAAAAAGGACCAGCGCACCGAAAATTCGTTTTCCCATGACCGCATCTCCACGTTACGTAATGTATTAAAACGTGAATTTTAGGCACCGTTGTTGGTCAAGCGCAACAGCTATCTGAAAAACGCATACGCCACCCCCACCGCCACCACGATGCCCACCGCGTCGGCGAACAGGGCGCAGGGCAAGGCGTGGCGCGTGTGTTTCACGCCCACGCTGCCGAAGTACACGGCCAGCACGTAAAAGGTGGTTTCGGTCGAGCCCTGGATGATCGCGGCCAGCCTGGCCGGGAACGAGGCCACGCCGTAGGTCTGCATCACGTCCACCATCAGGCCGCGCGCGCCAGAGCCTGACAGCACCTTCATCAGCCCCACCGGCACGGCGGGCAGAAAATCGGTGGGCCAGCCCAGCGCGGCCACCGCCCAGGCGATGCCGCCCATCAGCACATCCATCAGCCCAGCGGCGCGAAACACGGCGATGGCCGCCAGCATGGCAACCAGGTAGGGGATGATGCCCACGGCCACGCCAAAGCCTTCCTTGGCGCCGTCGACGAACGCGTCGTACACGTTCACGCGCCGCAGCGCGCCCGCCACCAGAAACAGCACGATCACCGACAGAATGGCGCCGCTGCCGATCAGGCCCATCCACAGCGTGGCCTGCTCGGGCGGCATGCCGCCCAGCCACCAGGTCAGCAGACCTGCCGACGTACCCAGCACCGCCAGCGGCACCAGCAGGCTGGCGCGCCACAGCGAGATGCGTTGCACCGCCGCCACCACCAGCAGCGCGCACACCAGCGTGATGGCCGTGACCAGCAGGGTGGGTAAAAAGATGTCGGCCGCGTTGAAGCCGCTCAGCCCCTCTTTGGCGGCCATGGTCTGGCGGATGGCGATGACCGACGTGGGTATCAGCGTGAGCCCCGCCGTGTTCAGCACCAGGAACATGATCTGCGCGTTGGTGGCCGTGTCGGGCTGCCGGTTCAGGCTTTGCAGCTCCTGCATGGCCTTCAGGCCCAGCGGCGTGGCGGCGTTGTCCAGACCGAGCAGGTTGGCGCTGATGTTCATCGTCATCGCGCCCTGCGCCGGGTGCCCGGGCGGCACACCGGGAAACAGCTGCCGCATGACGGGGTTCACGCCACGGGCGAAGGCGTCGATCA
This genomic interval from Ottowia oryzae contains the following:
- a CDS encoding nucleoside recognition domain-containing protein, translated to MVLNFVWLGFFVSAFVAALAQTLLGDFTVFPRIMAALFDSAKTGFEIALGLTGMMALWLGFMKIGERAGMIDAFARGVNPVMRQLFPGVPPGHPAQGAMTMNISANLLGLDNAATPLGLKAMQELQSLNRQPDTATNAQIMFLVLNTAGLTLIPTSVIAIRQTMAAKEGLSGFNAADIFLPTLLVTAITLVCALLVVAAVQRISLWRASLLVPLAVLGTSAGLLTWWLGGMPPEQATLWMGLIGSGAILSVIVLFLVAGALRRVNVYDAFVDGAKEGFGVAVGIIPYLVAMLAAIAVFRAAGLMDVLMGGIAWAVAALGWPTDFLPAVPVGLMKVLSGSGARGLMVDVMQTYGVASFPARLAAIIQGSTETTFYVLAVYFGSVGVKHTRHALPCALFADAVGIVVAVGVAYAFFR